A genome region from Candidatus Binatia bacterium includes the following:
- the merB gene encoding organomercurial lyase, with protein MEFDVRVKMAVYGLFAETGRRPAPEEVASRAGLDSAQVLAAYKDLRAQRLLLLEPDGRTIRMAPPFSGVPTQHRVEVDGIEYFANCAWDALGIPAALRMPGRVRSRCEESGAPLVLEVGRQGPEASAWLFHCLVPAARWWDDLVFT; from the coding sequence GTGAAGATGGCCGTGTACGGCCTCTTCGCGGAGACGGGCCGGCGTCCGGCTCCCGAAGAAGTCGCTTCCCGGGCGGGCCTCGACAGCGCCCAGGTGCTCGCCGCGTACAAGGACCTGCGCGCGCAGCGCCTGCTCCTGCTCGAGCCGGATGGGCGGACGATCCGCATGGCTCCCCCGTTCTCCGGAGTGCCGACGCAACATCGGGTCGAGGTGGACGGCATCGAATATTTCGCCAATTGCGCCTGGGATGCCCTGGGCATTCCCGCGGCGCTCCGGATGCCGGGGCGCGTCCGGTCCCGGTGCGAGGAATCGGGGGCGCCGCTCGTGCTCGAGGTCGGCAGGCAGGGACCGGAGGCGTCGGCGTGGCTTTTCCATTGTCTCGTGCCCGCGGCCCGGTGGTGGGACGACCTCGTCTTCACCTGA